Part of the Candidatus Atribacteria bacterium ADurb.Bin276 genome is shown below.
ATTGGTCATAATGTGGAAATGTTCCGGAACAAATTTTGGGTATGTCTAATCATTTCCATACCGGTGCTTCTTTGGGATCCAATGATTCAGCAATGGTTTAAATATCAGTTACCTAGCTTCCCTGGTTCCAATTTCATCCCTGCGGTTTTTGGAACTATCGTTTTCATTTATGGTGGATGGGTTTTCCTACAGGGAGCTTATCAAGAGCTTGCCCATAAAACTCCGGGTATGATGACCCTTATCTCGCTGGCAATTAATGTCGCGTTTTTTTACAGCATAGCAGTGATGTTGGGATTGAAAGGCCATACTCTCTGGTGGGAATTGGCAACACTGATCTCAATCATGCTCCTCGGGCATTGGATTGAGATGAGGTCAATATCTCAAGCTCAGGGAGCACTCCAGGAATTAGCCAAGCTATTACCGGATACAGCAATCCTTCTCACTGATGATGAATCGACCCAAGAGGTACTAGTTGAGCAATTGCAAGAAGGAGACTTAATTTTAATCCGCCCTGGAGCGAGCATTCCCGCCGACGGAATGGTGCAAAGTGGCAAGAGTTCGGTCAACGAGGCCATGATTACCGGCGAATCGAAACCGGTCGAAAAAAAGCAAGGCGAGAGGGTCCTCGCTGGTACGGTAAACGGTGAAGGTTCTCTCCGGGTGAAGATTGCCGGAATTGGTGACAAAACAGCCCTCGCCGGAATTATGCGGCTAGTTGAACAGGCGCAATCTTCACGTTCCCGCGCTCAGGCATTAGCTGATCGAGCGGCTTTCTATCTTACCTTGGTGGCTATTGGTTCAGGTTTGATCACCTTAATCGGCTGGCTATTATCTGGATCCACTCTTGATTTCGCTATAACTCGCGTGGTAACTGTATTGGTTATTGCCTGTCCCCACGCCTTGGGATTAGCAATCCCGTTGGTTATCGCTATTTCCACAACTCTGGGAGCTCATAATGGCCTGTTGATCCGGGATCGCCGAGGATTAGAAGAAGCCAGAAATCTTGATGTTGTAGTATTCGACAAAACCGGTACTTTAACCATGGGTGAACATCGGGTAATTCAAACCGTGACCGATAAAAGTATAGACAACGAAGAAGCTCTGCGCCTAGCGGCAGCGGTCGAGAGAGATTCCGAACATCCCATAGCCAGAGCTCTTCAAAAAAGTGCCGAAGCAGTTGGAATTGAAATACCACCTTCCCAAAACTTCCGAGCCATCCCAGGACAGGGGGTACAAGCTCAAGTAGAAGGTCGTGAATTCCAGGTTGGAGGACCGTCTCTTTTAAAGAGTGAAAAATTTCCTATTCCCGAAGAATTCAATGATGCAGCTCATCGTTTCGGTGAATCTGGTCAAGCGGCAATTTACTTGGTCGAAGGTGAAAAAGTTCTTGCGGTATTTGCCATAGCCGATGCTATTCGTCCCGAATCGTACGAGGCTATTCGAAATCTACACCAATTGGGTATTCAATCAGCGATGCTGACCGGAGATTCCGAGGCGGTTGCCGAAACCGTGGCCAAGGAATTAGATATTAACTTAGTTTTTGCCCAAGTCCTCCCTGAAGACAAAGCCAAGAAAATCCAAGACTTGCAAAAACAAGGTAAACGAGTTGCCATGGTGGGAGATGGAGTAAACGATGCTCCTGCTCTGGCTACAGCTGATGTCAGTATTGCTATCGGTGCTGGAACTGACGTCGCTGTCGAAGCCGGTGATGTGGTGCTGGTCCGTTCTGATCCACGTGATATTCCCCGAATTATAAAACTTAGTAAAGCGACCTACCAGAAGATGATTCAAAATCTCTGGTGGGCAGCCGGGTATAATATTATCGCTCTCCCTCTTGCAGCAGGAGCTTTAGCCTGGGCAGGCATTATCCTGGCTCCAGCGGTTGGTGCAGTTCTTATGTCAGCGAGTACGGTCATGGTTTCTATTAACGCCCAACTTTTACGACGCGTTCAGCTTTAATATATTTACCCTCATTCATTCCATATAGAACCTAGAAAAAAGAATCTCGGTGTTTATCCATAATGGAATAATACCAATTGAATTTATGTTTTATATTATTAAAATATAATTACTAATGTTTAAATTCAGTCACGCACTAATGAGGAGAAATAATTCACGTTCGCAGTCCTCTCAGCAAAGGAACATTAAGCATAAAAGACTGAAAATCTGAAATATTAGGAAAAATTAAACTAAGTGGCTCTTTAATCATAATAATTAAAATTTATTTACATTGAAAAGAAAGAGGGTGAAAACAATGCGGAATTCAATTCTGTTGTTTT
Proteins encoded:
- the copB gene encoding Copper-exporting P-type ATPase B — translated: MNHEHHHPSSIESSNNNKLSQSSPSHHTGHNQHIGHNVEMFRNKFWVCLIISIPVLLWDPMIQQWFKYQLPSFPGSNFIPAVFGTIVFIYGGWVFLQGAYQELAHKTPGMMTLISLAINVAFFYSIAVMLGLKGHTLWWELATLISIMLLGHWIEMRSISQAQGALQELAKLLPDTAILLTDDESTQEVLVEQLQEGDLILIRPGASIPADGMVQSGKSSVNEAMITGESKPVEKKQGERVLAGTVNGEGSLRVKIAGIGDKTALAGIMRLVEQAQSSRSRAQALADRAAFYLTLVAIGSGLITLIGWLLSGSTLDFAITRVVTVLVIACPHALGLAIPLVIAISTTLGAHNGLLIRDRRGLEEARNLDVVVFDKTGTLTMGEHRVIQTVTDKSIDNEEALRLAAAVERDSEHPIARALQKSAEAVGIEIPPSQNFRAIPGQGVQAQVEGREFQVGGPSLLKSEKFPIPEEFNDAAHRFGESGQAAIYLVEGEKVLAVFAIADAIRPESYEAIRNLHQLGIQSAMLTGDSEAVAETVAKELDINLVFAQVLPEDKAKKIQDLQKQGKRVAMVGDGVNDAPALATADVSIAIGAGTDVAVEAGDVVLVRSDPRDIPRIIKLSKATYQKMIQNLWWAAGYNIIALPLAAGALAWAGIILAPAVGAVLMSASTVMVSINAQLLRRVQL